A window of the Dickeya dianthicola NCPPB 453 genome harbors these coding sequences:
- a CDS encoding alpha/beta fold hydrolase, with protein sequence MEIWPFDEKNNVLRWLDCHFSPSPLVYIHGLGCASSNDYLPVITSTNYSGIRSWLVDLPGSGFSDKPMAGLYDSSRLSTILQTWITSTGVSTVNLFGHSAGTFIALKMATAMSPQPERLILCAPGLNDYGITLLENITTMSEYEFIATGFNQLMMQLKNEGGNDAWLGPFQVSSPRAVYQWAMSTLNDNEENWLEILSRLPIAKGVILPDNASQDNIAQYIRAGCLVALVPNSGHMMAYDNPDGLAAAISWLMYNL encoded by the coding sequence ATGGAAATATGGCCTTTTGATGAAAAGAATAATGTTCTACGCTGGCTGGACTGTCATTTCAGCCCTTCCCCTCTGGTTTACATTCATGGCCTCGGTTGTGCGTCCAGTAATGACTACCTGCCCGTGATCACTTCGACTAATTATTCCGGTATCCGCTCTTGGCTAGTGGACCTTCCAGGCTCAGGGTTCAGTGATAAACCTATGGCCGGCCTATATGATTCGAGCCGTCTGTCAACCATTTTACAGACATGGATAACGAGCACAGGGGTATCCACCGTCAATCTGTTTGGTCACAGTGCAGGTACCTTTATTGCGTTAAAAATGGCTACGGCGATGTCCCCTCAACCAGAACGCCTGATTTTATGTGCCCCGGGTCTGAATGACTATGGTATTACGTTGCTTGAAAACATTACGACTATGAGTGAATACGAATTTATAGCAACAGGGTTTAATCAACTGATGATGCAACTCAAAAATGAAGGCGGGAACGATGCCTGGCTTGGGCCATTTCAGGTCAGTTCTCCTCGGGCCGTTTATCAGTGGGCTATGTCTACTTTGAACGACAATGAAGAAAACTGGCTGGAAATATTATCCCGTCTGCCAATCGCTAAAGGCGTTATCCTGCCCGATAACGCTTCCCAGGATAACATCGCTCAATATATAAGGGCTGGATGTCTGGTTGCGTTAGTGCCCAACAGTGGTCATATGATGGCTTACGATAATCCAGATGGACTAGCGGCTGCCATATCCTGGCTGATGTATAACCTTTAG
- the glyS gene encoding glycine--tRNA ligase subunit beta translates to MTDKTFLVEIGTEELPPKALRTLAEAFAAHFTAELDAAGLGYQSVNWFAAPRRLALKVAGLSASQPDREVEKRGPAIAQAFDASGRPTKAAEGWARGCGITVDQAERLTTDKGEWLLFRAQMKGEAAQALLPGMVSTALAKLPIPKLMRWGDKETQFVRPVHTVTLLLGDELIPGTVLGIDSARTLRGHRFMGEPEFTIDNADQYPQILLERGKVIADYDARKAIIKADAEAAARKIGGNADLSDSLLEEVTSLVEWPVVLTAKFEEKFLAVPAQALVYTMKGDQKYFPVYDNSGKLLPNFIFVANIESKDPQQIIAGNEKVVRPRLADAEFFFNTDRKKRLEDHLPRLKTVLFQQQLGTLRDKTDRIAALAGWVAEQIGTDVNHAKRAGLLSKCDLMTNMVFEFTDTQGVMGMHYARHDGEAEDVAVALNEQYQPRFAGDELPSSPVACALAIADKMDTLAGIFGIGQHPKGDKDPFALRRAALGVLRIIVEKRLPLDLQTLTEEAVRLYGDKLSTINAGNANVVDDVIEFMLGRFRAWYQEEGHSVDAIQAVLARRPTRPADFDARVKAVSHFRTLEQAEALAAANKRVSNILAKSTETLNDSVQAALLKENEEIQLATYVTALTSKLAPWFAEGRYQEALGELAQLREPVDNFFDKVMVNADDQQVRINRLTLLNELRNLFLKVADISVLQ, encoded by the coding sequence ATGACAGACAAAACATTTTTGGTGGAAATCGGCACCGAAGAGCTGCCGCCGAAGGCTTTGCGTACCCTGGCGGAAGCTTTTGCCGCCCATTTTACCGCTGAACTGGATGCCGCCGGACTGGGTTATCAGTCGGTCAACTGGTTTGCGGCGCCGCGCCGTCTGGCGCTGAAAGTGGCCGGTTTGAGCGCTTCTCAGCCGGACCGGGAAGTAGAAAAACGCGGGCCGGCCATCGCGCAGGCATTTGACGCCTCTGGCCGCCCGACCAAAGCGGCGGAAGGCTGGGCGCGCGGCTGCGGCATTACCGTCGATCAGGCTGAACGCCTGACCACCGACAAGGGCGAGTGGCTGCTGTTCCGCGCCCAGATGAAAGGCGAAGCGGCGCAGGCGCTGCTGCCGGGCATGGTCAGCACCGCGCTGGCGAAGCTGCCCATTCCGAAACTGATGCGCTGGGGCGATAAAGAGACTCAGTTTGTGCGCCCGGTACACACCGTGACCCTGCTGCTGGGTGATGAACTGATCCCCGGCACCGTGCTGGGCATCGACTCCGCCCGCACCCTTCGCGGCCACCGTTTTATGGGCGAGCCGGAATTCACCATTGATAACGCCGACCAGTACCCGCAGATTTTGCTGGAGCGCGGCAAAGTCATTGCCGATTACGACGCGCGCAAAGCCATCATCAAGGCCGACGCCGAAGCCGCGGCGCGCAAGATTGGCGGCAATGCCGACCTGAGCGACAGCCTGCTGGAAGAAGTCACCTCGCTGGTGGAATGGCCGGTGGTGCTGACGGCGAAATTCGAAGAAAAATTCCTGGCGGTGCCGGCGCAAGCGCTGGTGTACACCATGAAAGGCGACCAGAAATATTTCCCGGTCTACGACAACAGCGGCAAGCTGTTGCCGAATTTCATCTTTGTCGCCAACATCGAGTCGAAAGACCCGCAACAGATTATCGCCGGCAACGAGAAGGTGGTGCGCCCGCGTCTGGCCGACGCCGAATTCTTCTTCAACACCGACCGTAAAAAACGTCTCGAAGACCATTTGCCGCGTCTGAAAACCGTGCTGTTCCAGCAGCAGCTAGGCACGCTGCGCGACAAGACCGACCGCATTGCGGCGCTGGCGGGCTGGGTGGCTGAGCAGATCGGCACTGATGTGAATCACGCCAAACGCGCGGGCCTGCTGTCTAAATGCGACCTGATGACCAACATGGTGTTTGAATTCACCGACACTCAGGGTGTGATGGGGATGCACTACGCCCGTCACGACGGCGAAGCCGAAGACGTAGCGGTGGCGCTGAACGAGCAATATCAGCCGCGCTTTGCCGGCGATGAACTGCCGTCTTCACCGGTAGCTTGTGCGCTGGCGATCGCCGATAAGATGGATACCCTGGCGGGGATCTTCGGCATCGGTCAGCATCCGAAAGGCGATAAGGACCCGTTCGCGCTGCGTCGCGCTGCGTTGGGCGTGCTGCGTATCATCGTGGAAAAACGCCTGCCGCTGGACTTGCAAACCCTGACCGAAGAAGCGGTGCGCCTGTACGGCGACAAGCTGAGTACTATCAATGCAGGGAACGCCAACGTGGTGGACGATGTGATCGAATTCATGCTGGGCCGCTTCCGCGCCTGGTATCAGGAAGAAGGTCACAGCGTGGATGCCATTCAGGCGGTGCTGGCGCGCCGTCCGACTCGTCCGGCGGATTTCGACGCCCGTGTGAAAGCCGTGAGCCATTTCCGCACGCTGGAACAAGCCGAAGCGCTGGCCGCCGCCAACAAGCGCGTGTCCAACATTCTGGCTAAGTCTACCGAAACGCTGAACGACAGCGTGCAGGCGGCGTTGCTGAAAGAGAACGAAGAAATCCAGCTGGCGACCTACGTCACCGCGCTGACCAGCAAGCTGGCGCCGTGGTTTGCCGAAGGTCGTTATCAGGAAGCGCTGGGTGAGCTGGCGCAACTGCGCGAGCCGGTGGACAACTTCTTCGATAAGGTGATGGTGAACGCCGATGACCAACAGGTGCGTATCAATCGCCTGACGCTGCTCAACGAACTGCGCAACCTGTTCCTGAAAGTCGCGGATATTTCAGTGTTGCAGTAA
- the glyQ gene encoding glycine--tRNA ligase subunit alpha, giving the protein MQKFDTKTFQGLILTLQDYWARQGCTIVQPLDMEVGAGTSHPMTCLRALGPEPIAAAYVQPSRRPTDGRYGENPNRLQHYYQFQVIIKPSPDNIQELYLGSLKELGLDPTIHDIRFVEDNWENPTLGAWGLGWEVWLNGMEVTQFTYFQQVGGLECKPVTGEITYGLERLAMYIQGVDSVYDLVWSDGALGKTTYGDVFHQNEVEQSTYNFEYADVDFLFTCFEQYEKEAQQLLALEKPLPLPAYERILKAAHSFNLLDARKAISVTERQRYILRIRTLTKAVAEAYYASREALGFPMCNRKQS; this is encoded by the coding sequence ATGCAAAAGTTTGATACCAAGACCTTTCAGGGCCTGATCCTGACGTTACAGGATTACTGGGCGCGTCAAGGCTGCACCATCGTCCAACCGCTGGACATGGAAGTCGGCGCCGGCACTTCTCACCCGATGACCTGCCTGCGCGCGCTCGGCCCGGAGCCGATCGCCGCCGCCTATGTGCAGCCGTCCCGCCGTCCTACCGACGGCCGCTACGGTGAGAACCCCAACCGTCTGCAACATTACTACCAGTTTCAGGTGATCATTAAGCCGTCGCCGGACAACATTCAGGAACTCTACCTCGGCTCATTAAAAGAGCTGGGGCTGGACCCGACCATTCACGACATCCGTTTCGTGGAAGATAACTGGGAAAACCCGACGCTGGGTGCCTGGGGTCTGGGCTGGGAAGTGTGGCTGAACGGCATGGAAGTCACCCAGTTCACCTACTTCCAGCAGGTAGGCGGCCTGGAATGTAAACCGGTGACGGGCGAGATAACCTACGGTCTGGAACGTCTGGCGATGTACATTCAGGGCGTGGACAGCGTCTACGATCTGGTGTGGAGCGACGGCGCGCTGGGCAAAACCACCTACGGCGACGTGTTCCATCAAAACGAAGTGGAACAATCGACTTATAACTTCGAATACGCCGACGTGGATTTCCTGTTTACCTGCTTCGAGCAGTACGAAAAAGAAGCCCAGCAGTTGCTGGCGCTGGAAAAACCGCTGCCGTTGCCTGCCTACGAGCGCATTCTGAAAGCCGCCCACAGCTTCAACCTGCTGGACGCGCGTAAAGCCATTTCCGTAACCGAACGTCAGCGCTACATCCTGCGGATCCGTACCCTGACCAAAGCGGTGGCGGAAGCCTACTATGCCTCCCGCGAGGCGCTGGGCTTCCCGATGTGCAACCGTAAACAGAGCTGA
- a CDS encoding sulfite exporter TauE/SafE family protein codes for MGIEWILAYLALGAVVGFMAGLLGIGGGGIMVPVLTALFAAQGVETSHLVHLALGTSMAAIVITAISSLRTHHQHQAVLWPVVRRITPAILLGTFAATWLAALLPTRALAIFFSCFMAYVALQMVLNIKPKPHRQLPGVPGMSLAGLTIGGISALVAIGGGSLTVPFLTWCNVRIQQAIGTSAAVGLPIALSGALGYVINGWSVTDLPAFSVGYVSLPAVVLISAVSFFTAPVGARLAHRLPVATLKKAFAGLLLLLSLKMLHTVFAG; via the coding sequence ATGGGGATTGAGTGGATTTTGGCCTATCTGGCGCTGGGTGCCGTGGTGGGTTTTATGGCTGGATTACTGGGTATTGGCGGGGGCGGTATTATGGTGCCGGTGCTGACGGCGCTGTTTGCCGCACAGGGTGTGGAGACGTCGCATCTGGTGCATCTGGCGCTGGGTACGTCGATGGCGGCGATTGTGATTACCGCCATCTCCAGCCTGCGTACGCATCATCAACATCAGGCGGTGCTGTGGCCGGTGGTGAGGCGCATCACGCCGGCGATTCTGCTGGGGACCTTCGCCGCCACCTGGTTGGCGGCACTGCTGCCGACCCGCGCGCTGGCGATTTTCTTTTCCTGTTTCATGGCTTACGTCGCGCTGCAAATGGTGCTGAACATCAAGCCCAAACCCCACCGTCAGCTGCCGGGCGTGCCGGGCATGTCGCTGGCTGGGCTGACTATCGGCGGTATTTCCGCGCTGGTCGCCATTGGCGGCGGGTCGCTCACCGTGCCGTTTCTGACCTGGTGCAACGTGCGTATCCAGCAGGCCATCGGCACATCGGCGGCGGTCGGCCTGCCGATTGCCTTGTCCGGCGCGCTGGGGTATGTGATCAACGGCTGGTCGGTCACCGACTTGCCCGCGTTCAGCGTGGGTTATGTCTCGCTGCCGGCGGTGGTGCTGATTTCCGCAGTCAGCTTCTTCACCGCGCCGGTGGGTGCGCGTCTGGCGCACCGGTTGCCGGTCGCCACGCTGAAAAAGGCGTTTGCCGGGTTATTGTTGCTGTTGAGCCTGAAAATGCTCCATACCGTGTTTGCGGGTTAA
- a CDS encoding DNA-3-methyladenine glycosylase I: MTRCGWVTQDTLYQDYHDNEWGKPCTDGQALFELLCLEGQQAGLSWITVLKKREHYRHCFHGFDPHRVATMTDDDVNRLVLDPGIIRHRGKIEAIIRNARAWLTMQQQEEDFAAFIWSFVNHQPFINHPATLADVPAKTAVSDAMSKALKKRGFTFIGSTICYAFMQAAGLVNDHITACFCHPEAS, encoded by the coding sequence ATGACACGCTGTGGTTGGGTCACGCAGGATACGCTGTATCAGGATTATCATGACAACGAGTGGGGCAAGCCCTGCACCGACGGCCAGGCGCTGTTCGAACTGCTTTGTCTGGAAGGCCAGCAAGCCGGGCTGTCGTGGATAACCGTGCTGAAAAAACGCGAGCACTACCGCCATTGTTTCCACGGATTTGATCCGCACCGGGTGGCGACCATGACCGATGACGATGTGAACCGGCTGGTGCTGGACCCCGGCATCATACGCCATCGAGGTAAAATTGAGGCTATTATCCGCAATGCCCGCGCCTGGCTGACGATGCAACAGCAAGAGGAAGACTTTGCCGCCTTTATCTGGTCCTTCGTCAATCATCAACCGTTTATCAATCATCCCGCGACGCTGGCCGACGTGCCCGCGAAAACCGCTGTGTCGGATGCCATGTCCAAGGCGCTGAAAAAACGCGGCTTTACTTTTATCGGCTCCACCATCTGCTACGCCTTTATGCAGGCTGCCGGGTTGGTGAACGATCACATCACCGCGTGCTTCTGCCACCCGGAGGCGTCGTGA
- a CDS encoding N-acetyltransferase → MIRPYRPQDLDALVALWRESTTRAHPFISPRYWLESEELVRGHYIPHSQTWVYEDERGIGGFISVMDQRFIGALFVHHNLYGQGAGAALMQHIQHRFPMLSLEVYQQNHRACAFYHKQGFITVQENYQHETQSHLLVMHWQDQALLAAVTP, encoded by the coding sequence GTGATCCGCCCCTACCGGCCGCAGGACCTGGACGCGCTGGTCGCACTATGGCGGGAAAGCACCACCCGGGCGCACCCGTTTATCTCGCCGCGCTACTGGCTGGAAAGCGAGGAACTGGTACGCGGGCACTACATTCCCCACTCGCAGACCTGGGTTTATGAGGATGAACGGGGCATCGGCGGTTTTATCAGCGTGATGGATCAGCGCTTTATCGGCGCGCTGTTTGTCCACCATAACCTGTACGGTCAGGGGGCAGGCGCGGCGCTGATGCAGCATATCCAACACCGCTTTCCCATGCTCAGCCTGGAGGTTTACCAACAAAACCACCGCGCCTGCGCCTTCTACCACAAACAGGGGTTTATTACCGTGCAGGAGAATTATCAGCACGAAACCCAGTCACACTTGCTGGTTATGCACTGGCAGGATCAGGCATTGCTCGCCGCCGTTACACCCTGA
- the ghrB gene encoding glyoxylate/hydroxypyruvate reductase GhrB yields the protein MKPEVILYKKIPDDLLKKLEQHATVSVFDGLPPADHPILARAEGLIGAGHTVSREYLSHLPKLRAVSTVSVGYDNIDVAALNEKNALLMHTPTVLTETVADTVLTLMLMTARRALESAERVKAGEWTRNIGEDWFGIDVHHKTIGILGMGRIGLAVAQRAHFGFGMPVLYHARRRHEAADTRFNARYCDLDTLLAESDFLCITLPLTPETHHLIGKAQLAKMKSSAILINIGRGPVVDEPALIEALTDGTLHAAGLDVFEKEPLSVDSPLLKLPNVVALPHIGSATHETRYNMAACAVDNLIAALSGNVKENCVNPDVLK from the coding sequence ATGAAACCCGAAGTCATCCTCTACAAAAAGATCCCTGACGATTTACTCAAAAAACTGGAGCAGCACGCTACCGTTTCCGTTTTTGATGGCCTGCCGCCCGCCGACCACCCGATACTGGCGCGTGCCGAAGGGTTGATTGGCGCCGGGCACACCGTCAGCCGGGAATACCTGTCCCACCTGCCGAAACTGCGTGCGGTATCCACCGTATCTGTCGGTTACGACAACATTGACGTCGCCGCGCTGAATGAAAAAAACGCGTTGCTGATGCACACGCCGACCGTATTGACCGAAACCGTGGCGGATACCGTACTGACGCTGATGCTGATGACGGCACGCCGGGCGCTGGAATCCGCCGAACGGGTGAAAGCCGGTGAGTGGACGCGCAACATCGGTGAGGACTGGTTCGGCATTGATGTCCACCACAAAACTATCGGTATTCTGGGGATGGGGCGTATCGGTCTGGCGGTGGCGCAGCGGGCACACTTCGGTTTCGGTATGCCGGTGCTCTACCACGCTCGTCGTCGTCATGAGGCGGCAGATACCCGTTTCAACGCTCGCTACTGCGATCTCGACACCCTGCTGGCGGAATCGGATTTTCTGTGCATTACCCTGCCGCTGACGCCGGAAACCCATCATCTGATCGGTAAAGCGCAACTGGCGAAGATGAAATCCAGCGCCATTCTGATCAACATTGGTCGCGGTCCGGTGGTGGATGAGCCAGCGCTGATCGAGGCATTGACCGATGGCACTCTGCACGCCGCCGGTCTGGATGTGTTCGAGAAAGAGCCGCTATCGGTGGACTCACCGCTGCTGAAGTTGCCCAATGTGGTCGCGCTGCCGCACATCGGCTCCGCCACCCATGAAACCCGCTACAACATGGCGGCCTGCGCGGTGGATAACCTGATTGCCGCACTGAGCGGCAACGTTAAAGAAAACTGCGTTAATCCGGACGTGCTGAAGTAA
- a CDS encoding aldose 1-epimerase family protein, which yields MKNVLAISIALALVSWQASAQTFVLTDVESSTEKGNWQISSDALKIKDQRFSIEQKVLHGGRQEGSKILTITSPNGLQITLSPTRGMDLLHVTGKNIRLGWDSPVDEVVNPNTITLESRNGLGWLEGFNEMMVRCGYEWTGHPVTSDGMIYTLHGRAGNTPASKVLVDVSDKAPYTITVRGLLKENSFKKSNLETWTELRYVPGSESFTVHDVLTNKSDYARDYQIIYHSNFGTPILEEGARFLAPVKEISPFNDYAKAGLKSWQTYKGPTKDFDEMVFNMTPYADKEGKTLAALVNRAGDKGVSIAFDTHQLPLLTLWKNTDTLKQGYVTGIEPGTSYAYPVTIERQQGRVKKLQPGQSTTFELTYSLLSSPAAVQQTEQKVKAIQGDRTTTLTEKPIAVE from the coding sequence ATGAAAAATGTACTGGCAATAAGTATCGCTTTGGCGCTGGTTTCCTGGCAGGCATCGGCTCAAACTTTTGTGCTGACAGACGTTGAAAGCAGCACCGAAAAAGGAAATTGGCAGATCAGCAGCGATGCGCTGAAGATCAAAGATCAGCGCTTCAGCATCGAGCAGAAAGTGCTGCACGGCGGGCGTCAGGAAGGCAGCAAAATTCTCACCATCACCAGTCCGAACGGGCTGCAAATCACCCTCAGCCCGACGCGCGGCATGGATTTACTGCATGTCACCGGCAAAAACATCCGATTGGGCTGGGATTCCCCGGTGGATGAGGTGGTCAACCCGAATACCATCACGCTTGAAAGCCGCAACGGGCTGGGCTGGCTGGAAGGTTTCAATGAGATGATGGTGCGCTGCGGCTATGAGTGGACCGGCCATCCGGTCACCAGCGACGGCATGATTTACACCCTGCATGGTCGTGCCGGTAATACGCCCGCGTCGAAAGTGCTGGTGGATGTCAGCGACAAAGCGCCTTACACCATCACGGTGCGTGGCTTGCTGAAGGAAAACAGCTTTAAGAAATCCAATCTCGAAACCTGGACTGAACTGCGTTACGTGCCGGGCAGCGAGTCGTTTACCGTTCATGACGTGCTGACCAATAAGTCGGATTACGCGCGTGACTACCAGATCATCTACCACAGCAATTTCGGTACGCCGATTCTTGAAGAGGGCGCGCGTTTCCTGGCGCCGGTGAAGGAGATTTCGCCGTTCAATGACTACGCCAAAGCGGGCCTGAAAAGCTGGCAGACGTATAAAGGGCCGACCAAAGACTTCGACGAGATGGTGTTTAACATGACGCCGTACGCGGATAAAGAGGGCAAAACGTTGGCCGCGCTGGTGAATCGCGCCGGCGACAAAGGGGTCTCCATCGCCTTTGATACCCATCAACTGCCGCTGCTGACGTTGTGGAAAAATACCGACACCCTGAAACAGGGCTACGTTACCGGCATCGAGCCCGGCACCAGCTACGCCTACCCGGTCACCATTGAACGCCAGCAAGGGCGGGTGAAGAAACTGCAACCCGGCCAGAGCACTACGTTTGAGCTGACCTACAGCCTGCTGAGCAGCCCGGCGGCGGTACAACAAACCGAGCAGAAAGTGAAAGCGATTCAGGGCGACCGCACCACGACGCTGACTGAGAAACCGATCGCCGTTGAGTAA
- a CDS encoding valine--pyruvate transaminase, whose translation MNFSRFGNKFTRHAGITQLMDDLNDGLRTPGAIMLGGGNPAHIPAMDDYFQQLCRDLLDQGKLTDALCNYDGPQGKDVLLHSLSGLLREQFGWEIGPQNIVLTNGSQSAFFYLFNLFAGRTDDGQRRRVLFPLAPEYIGYADSGLDEDMFVSVRPQIELLPAGQFKYHVDFEQLRITDDIGMICVSRPTNPTGNVLTDEELLHLDALAREHRILLVIDNAYGVPFPGIIFSDATPLWNPNIILCMSLSKLGLPGSRCGIVIGAEPVIEALGNMNGIVSLAPGSIGPALAHEMIQRGDLLRLSNDVVRPFYRQRVEQTIAIIRRYLPPEICLIHKPEGAIFLWLWFKDLPITTEVLYQRLKQRGVLMVPGHYFFPGLEQEWPHAHQCLRMNYVPEPEKIERGVAILAEEVERARKEGDL comes from the coding sequence ATGAACTTTTCCCGTTTCGGCAACAAATTTACCCGCCATGCTGGCATTACCCAATTGATGGACGACCTGAATGACGGGCTGCGTACCCCCGGCGCTATCATGCTGGGCGGCGGCAATCCGGCCCATATCCCGGCCATGGACGACTACTTTCAGCAGTTGTGTCGCGACCTGCTGGACCAAGGAAAACTGACCGATGCCCTGTGCAACTACGACGGCCCGCAAGGCAAAGATGTATTGCTGCATTCGCTCTCCGGCCTGCTGCGCGAACAGTTCGGCTGGGAGATTGGACCACAGAATATTGTACTGACTAACGGCAGCCAGAGCGCATTTTTCTACCTGTTCAACCTGTTTGCCGGCCGCACCGACGACGGTCAGCGCCGTAGGGTGCTGTTCCCACTGGCGCCGGAGTACATCGGTTACGCCGACTCCGGACTGGATGAGGACATGTTCGTCTCCGTTCGCCCGCAGATCGAGCTGCTGCCCGCAGGGCAATTCAAATACCACGTCGACTTCGAGCAACTGCGCATCACCGACGACATCGGCATGATTTGCGTCTCGCGGCCCACCAACCCCACCGGCAACGTACTGACCGACGAGGAACTGCTGCATCTGGATGCACTGGCCCGCGAACACCGGATTCTGTTGGTGATCGACAACGCCTACGGCGTGCCGTTCCCCGGCATTATTTTCAGCGACGCCACGCCGCTGTGGAACCCGAACATTATCCTATGCATGAGCCTGTCCAAGCTTGGCCTGCCCGGTTCACGCTGCGGCATCGTGATCGGTGCGGAACCCGTGATCGAGGCGTTGGGCAATATGAACGGCATCGTCAGCCTGGCGCCCGGCTCCATCGGCCCGGCGCTGGCGCACGAGATGATTCAGCGTGGCGACCTGCTGCGGCTGTCCAACGACGTGGTGCGGCCGTTTTATCGTCAGCGGGTGGAACAGACTATCGCCATCATTCGTCGCTATCTGCCGCCGGAAATCTGCCTGATCCACAAACCGGAAGGGGCGATTTTCCTGTGGCTGTGGTTCAAAGACCTGCCCATCACCACTGAGGTGCTGTACCAGCGGCTGAAACAGCGTGGCGTACTGATGGTGCCGGGCCATTACTTCTTCCCCGGTCTGGAGCAGGAATGGCCGCACGCCCACCAGTGCCTGCGCATGAACTATGTGCCGGAACCGGAAAAAATCGAACGGGGTGTGGCCATTCTGGCTGAAGAGGTGGAGCGGGCGCGGAAAGAAGGCGATCTCTGA
- a CDS encoding YdgH/BhsA/McbA family protein — MNAIKNIVAVIALATVSFGTFAATEVQQSASLSVGTVSATAATLDGLQASLSEKANAAGAKSFRIISATGNDNQLRGVAEIYN; from the coding sequence ATGAACGCTATCAAAAATATTGTTGCAGTTATCGCTCTGGCTACTGTTTCTTTCGGCACCTTTGCCGCGACAGAAGTGCAGCAATCCGCCAGCCTGTCCGTCGGCACCGTCAGCGCCACCGCCGCTACGCTGGACGGCCTGCAGGCCAGCCTGTCTGAAAAGGCCAATGCCGCCGGCGCCAAGTCATTCCGCATCATCTCCGCCACCGGCAACGATAACCAGCTGCGCGGCGTAGCGGAAATCTACAACTGA